The Candidatus Eisenbacteria bacterium genomic interval TCAAGAGAGGCTCGGGATGACCTCGATCGTGGTGACCCATGACATGCGAAGCGCGTACCACGTGGCGGACCACATCGCGATGCTGCACGAAGGTCGCATCCACGCGATCGGGACGCCCGCTGAAATCCAGGCGACCCGCGATCCCGTGGTGCGTCAGTTCATCGAGGGGACCTCGGAAGGCCCCCTCCTTCCCACCTAAGAGGATCCGGGATGAATCGGACATCGCGTCGCGCCGCGATCCAGGTAGGGTTCGCCGGACTCCTCGCCATCGTGCTCCTCTTCGTCGGGATCGCGTGGGTGAAGGAGTACCGCCTCGGAAAGCAGAAGACCTACTTCAGCGCGCGCTTCGAGGAGGTGGGAAGCCTCGCGGTGGGGGATCCGGTCGCCGTGCGCGGCGTCAAGAAGGGTGTTGTGACCAAGATCACCCTCGAGGATCAGGGAGTGCGCGTGGAGTTCGAGGTCGACAAGAGCGTGACGCTCCACCCGGACGTCGAGCTTCGCGTCGCGAACATCGGGTTCATGGGCGAGAAGTTTCTCGCGCTGGAGCCCGGAAAGGCGGCGGGCCAATTCGACCGGAACAAGCCGATCCCGGGCCGTTTCCAGTCCGGCGTGCCGGAGGTGATCTCCGGGGCGGGGGACCTCCTCATCGAGGCCACCGAGCTCTCCTCGCGGCTGAACGTGATGCTGGACGCGCTCGACCCCGCGACCGTGGAGCGCGCGTCGAAGAACATCGAGCGGGCCACCGCGAGCCTGACCGCGACCCTGGACCAGAATCGGGCGGACCTGCGCCAGGCGGTCGTCGATTTCCGGGACGCCGCGCGGGAGCTCAAGCAGATGGCGACGACCAACTCCGAGGGTGTCACGACGTCGGTCCGCGATTTCGGAACGGCTTCGAAGAAGCTGGCCGCGCTCTCCGATCAGCTCTCCACCACCTCGGTGGCTCTCGATCGGGTCGTGGGACGGCTGGACCGCGGCGAAGGCTCGCTCGGAAAGGCCATGACCGATTCGACGCTCTATGACGAGCTCCGCCAAACCCTCAAGAACACGAACCAGCTCGTGAAGGACATTCAGAAAAACCCAAAGAGATACCTCAAGCTCAGCGTATTCTAGTCGCCATGACTCGAAGGCAGGCATCTCAGGGCGCGGCCCGCGAGGCGAAGACCGTGTTCCTCTGCGCCGAGTGCGGGAACGAAAGCCCCAAGTGGTTCGGCCGCTGCCCGCACTGCGGCGCGTGGAACAGCGCCCGCGAAGGCCCCGGCCGGCGCGAGGCCACGACGCCCCGCGCCGGGTACGGCTCCGCGTCCGCGACTCCCGCCACGCAGCGCTTCGAGGAGATCGAAGGGCGCGCGGAGGATCGCTGGCGCTCCGGAATCGGCGAGCTCGACCGGGTTCTGGGAGGAGGGCTGGTGCCCGGCTCCCTGGTCCTGATCGGAGGCGACCCGGGCATCGGAAAGTCGACGCTCGCGCTCCAGCTGGCCGGCGCGCTCGGCCGCGCGGGGAGATCGGTCCTCTACGTATCGGGCGAGGAATCGCCGCGGCAGACGAAGATGCGCGCCGAACGGCTCGCCATGCGAAAGGGCGAGGCCGAGCTCTGGATCCAGGCCGAGATCGATCTCGACGCCATCGCGTCCGAGGTGACCCGGCTCCACCCCGCGCTCCTCGTCATCGACTCCATTCAAACCCTCTATGTCTCGTCCCTCGACGCGGCGCCTGGGAGCGTCTCCCAAGTGCGCGAATGCGGGCTTCGGCTCCTCCGCCTCGCGAAGGAGAGCGGGATGCCGGTGCTTCTGATCGGGCACGTCACCAAGGACGGCTCGGTCGCGGGGCCGCGCACCCTCGAGCACATGGTGGACGCGGTGATCTACCTCGAAGGCGATCGCCACCACGAGTACCGCATCCTGAGCGCGGCCAAGAACCGCTTCGGCTCGACCCACGAGATCGGCGTCTTC includes:
- the radA gene encoding DNA repair protein RadA; amino-acid sequence: MTRRQASQGAAREAKTVFLCAECGNESPKWFGRCPHCGAWNSAREGPGRREATTPRAGYGSASATPATQRFEEIEGRAEDRWRSGIGELDRVLGGGLVPGSLVLIGGDPGIGKSTLALQLAGALGRAGRSVLYVSGEESPRQTKMRAERLAMRKGEAELWIQAEIDLDAIASEVTRLHPALLVIDSIQTLYVSSLDAAPGSVSQVRECGLRLLRLAKESGMPVLLIGHVTKDGSVAGPRTLEHMVDAVIYLEGDRHHEYRILSAAKNRFGSTHEIGVFEMRGDGLAEVENPSERLLRDRGESVPGSAVVASIEGSRPLLSEVQALVAPTHYANPQRVAQGIDPRRLAVVIAVLDKRAGTSLAGADVFVNVAGGIRLEEPAADLGIALALASSFRDRPLPPDLVAIGEVGLGGELRPVPQIERRLAEARRLGFRSAIVPRRSAPAGEKGILSAATLAEAIERALGSGAA
- a CDS encoding MCE family protein; protein product: MNRTSRRAAIQVGFAGLLAIVLLFVGIAWVKEYRLGKQKTYFSARFEEVGSLAVGDPVAVRGVKKGVVTKITLEDQGVRVEFEVDKSVTLHPDVELRVANIGFMGEKFLALEPGKAAGQFDRNKPIPGRFQSGVPEVISGAGDLLIEATELSSRLNVMLDALDPATVERASKNIERATASLTATLDQNRADLRQAVVDFRDAARELKQMATTNSEGVTTSVRDFGTASKKLAALSDQLSTTSVALDRVVGRLDRGEGSLGKAMTDSTLYDELRQTLKNTNQLVKDIQKNPKRYLKLSVF